From a single Mycolicibacterium moriokaense genomic region:
- a CDS encoding polyphosphate kinase 2 family protein gives MSESDLPSLWTHEPHTHLEFRPGDKVADIDTSATPGFKGNKADAPTLQAERNQRFADLQEMLYANSRSGDHRSILLVLQGMDTAGKGGIVKHVVGAGNPQGIRYTSFGKPTEEELSHHYLWRIWKALPGAGEIGVFDRSHYEDVLIVRVHNLVPPEVWGARYDEINAFEKELVDGGITLIKVAMFVSLEEQKARLAERLERPDKYWKYNPGDIDERLKWPLYQEAYQAVLDKTSTDYAPWHVIPCDRKWYARLAITELLIEALKGLDLSWPPADFDVEAEKKRLAQA, from the coding sequence ATGAGCGAGTCCGATCTCCCGTCGCTGTGGACGCACGAGCCGCATACCCATCTCGAGTTCCGTCCCGGCGACAAGGTCGCCGACATCGACACCAGCGCCACGCCGGGATTCAAGGGCAACAAGGCTGACGCACCGACGCTGCAGGCCGAACGCAACCAGCGATTCGCCGACCTGCAGGAGATGCTCTACGCCAACAGTCGATCCGGCGATCACAGGTCGATACTGCTGGTGCTGCAGGGCATGGACACCGCAGGCAAGGGCGGAATTGTCAAACATGTTGTGGGAGCAGGTAATCCACAGGGGATCCGGTACACCAGCTTCGGTAAACCGACCGAGGAGGAGCTCTCGCACCACTATTTGTGGCGAATCTGGAAGGCGCTGCCGGGTGCTGGCGAGATCGGCGTCTTCGACCGCAGCCACTACGAGGATGTGCTTATCGTGCGGGTGCACAACCTGGTTCCACCGGAGGTGTGGGGCGCGCGCTACGACGAGATCAACGCGTTCGAGAAGGAACTCGTAGACGGCGGTATCACGCTGATCAAGGTCGCGATGTTCGTCTCGCTGGAGGAGCAGAAGGCGCGGCTGGCCGAACGGCTCGAGCGTCCCGACAAATACTGGAAGTACAACCCCGGGGACATCGACGAACGGCTGAAGTGGCCGCTTTATCAAGAGGCCTACCAGGCGGTGCTGGACAAGACATCGACGGATTATGCGCCGTGGCATGTGATTCCGTGCGACCGCAAGTGGTACGCCCGACTGGCCATCACCGAGCTGCTGATCGAGGCGCTCAAGGGACTCGACTTGTCGTGGCCGCCAGCCGATTTCGATGTCGAGGCGGAGAAGAAGCGCCTAGCCCAGGCCTAA
- a CDS encoding 3-hydroxybutyryl-CoA dehydrogenase has product MGSGIIEVSAKAGANVVVYEPTDALLDAGRKRITGSLERAASKGKLSEADRDAALARLTFTTNLADLADRQLVIEAVVEDETVKGKIFAQLDEIITDPDAVLASNTSSIPIMKIAAATKNPSRVLGLHFFNPVPVLPLVELVNTLVTSDSAIARVEEFASEKLGKKVVRCGDRSGFIVNALLVPYLLSAIRMAEAGVASVEDIDTAIVAGLSHPMGPLRLSDLIGLDTMKLIADSMYEEYKDPNYAPPPLLLRMVEAGRLGKKSGQGFYTY; this is encoded by the coding sequence ATGGGCTCGGGGATCATCGAGGTGTCGGCGAAGGCCGGTGCGAATGTCGTCGTCTACGAACCGACCGACGCGCTGCTCGACGCGGGACGCAAGCGCATCACCGGGTCGTTGGAGCGCGCCGCGAGCAAGGGCAAGCTCTCCGAAGCTGACCGCGACGCCGCGTTGGCGCGGTTGACGTTCACGACGAACCTCGCCGACCTCGCCGATCGCCAGCTCGTGATCGAGGCCGTGGTCGAGGACGAGACGGTCAAGGGCAAGATCTTCGCTCAGCTCGACGAGATCATCACCGACCCCGACGCGGTGCTGGCATCGAACACGTCGAGCATCCCGATCATGAAAATCGCTGCGGCGACGAAGAATCCGTCGCGGGTGCTGGGATTGCACTTCTTCAATCCGGTCCCGGTGCTGCCGCTGGTCGAACTCGTCAACACCCTAGTGACCTCTGACTCTGCGATTGCGCGGGTGGAGGAGTTCGCGAGCGAGAAACTCGGTAAGAAGGTCGTACGCTGCGGGGACCGTTCGGGTTTCATCGTCAACGCGCTGCTGGTGCCGTATCTGTTGTCGGCCATTCGGATGGCCGAGGCGGGAGTGGCTTCGGTCGAGGACATCGACACGGCGATCGTCGCGGGGCTGTCGCATCCGATGGGCCCGCTGCGGCTGTCCGATCTGATCGGGCTCGACACGATGAAGCTGATCGCCGACTCGATGTACGAGGAGTACAAGGACCCGAATTACGCCCCGCCTCCGCTGTTGTTGCGGATGGTCGAGGCGGGCCGGTTGGGTAAGAAGTCGGGCCAGGGCTTCTACACCTACTGA
- a CDS encoding DUF445 domain-containing protein, whose protein sequence is MTPLPNRRDAAADPPRRSFAESLAGADSAADAERRRSLRRMKLVALSFLLGATAIFLVCTWAQSTGTAPGWVGYVRAAAEAGMIGALADWFAVTALFKHPLGIPIPHTAIIKRKKDQLGEGLGTFVRENFMSAEVVETKLRDAQVAGRLGKWLSEPLHAERVAAETSTVLRVLVEMLRDEDVQHVLDRMIVKRIAEPKWGPPIGRVLASLLAEGRQEALLQLLADRAFQWSLNAGDIIERVVERDSPTWSPRWVDHLVGDRIHRELMDFTDKVRRNPEHELRRSATRFLFEFADDLQHDDATIARAENVKEQIMARDEVAKAAETAWATAKRIFLESVDDPSSALRTRIADSVVHIGESLRDDADLRDKVDNWIIRAAQHLVTEYGAEITAIITETIERWDADEASRRIELHVGRDLQFIRINGTVVGSLAGLAIYSIAQLLF, encoded by the coding sequence ATGACGCCGTTGCCGAACCGGCGTGATGCCGCCGCTGATCCGCCCCGTCGTAGCTTCGCCGAGTCGCTGGCAGGCGCCGACAGTGCCGCGGACGCCGAGCGCAGACGCAGCCTGCGCAGGATGAAGCTCGTCGCGCTGTCGTTCCTGCTCGGTGCCACCGCGATCTTCCTGGTCTGCACCTGGGCACAGTCCACCGGCACAGCGCCGGGATGGGTCGGCTACGTCCGTGCCGCCGCCGAAGCCGGCATGATCGGCGCGCTCGCCGACTGGTTCGCGGTCACGGCGCTGTTCAAGCACCCATTGGGGATCCCGATCCCGCATACCGCGATCATCAAGCGCAAGAAGGACCAGCTCGGCGAGGGCCTGGGCACGTTCGTCCGGGAGAACTTCATGTCGGCCGAGGTCGTCGAGACCAAACTGCGCGACGCGCAGGTGGCTGGGCGGCTGGGCAAGTGGCTCTCCGAACCTTTGCATGCAGAGCGCGTCGCTGCCGAAACATCAACGGTGTTAAGGGTTCTGGTGGAGATGCTGCGCGACGAGGACGTGCAACATGTGCTGGACCGGATGATCGTCAAACGCATAGCCGAACCGAAGTGGGGACCGCCGATCGGGCGGGTGCTCGCCTCGCTGCTCGCCGAAGGGCGCCAGGAGGCGCTGCTGCAACTGCTTGCGGACCGCGCCTTCCAGTGGTCGCTCAATGCGGGCGACATCATCGAGCGGGTCGTCGAGCGGGATTCACCCACCTGGTCGCCCCGCTGGGTCGACCACCTCGTCGGCGACCGCATCCACCGCGAGCTGATGGACTTCACCGACAAGGTGCGGCGTAACCCCGAACACGAGCTGCGGCGCTCGGCCACCCGGTTCCTCTTCGAGTTCGCCGACGACCTGCAGCACGACGACGCCACCATTGCGCGCGCCGAGAACGTCAAGGAACAGATCATGGCCCGCGACGAGGTCGCCAAGGCCGCCGAGACGGCCTGGGCCACCGCCAAGCGGATCTTCCTCGAGTCGGTCGACGACCCGTCGTCGGCCCTGAGAACCCGGATCGCCGACTCGGTCGTGCACATCGGAGAGTCGCTGCGCGACGACGCCGACCTGCGCGACAAGGTCGACAACTGGATTATCCGGGCGGCCCAGCACCTGGTCACCGAATATGGGGCCGAGATCACAGCGATCATCACCGAGACGATCGAGCGGTGGGACGCCGACGAGGCCAGTCGCCGCATCGAATTGCATGTCGGTCGTGACCTGCAATTCATCCGCATCAACGGCACCGTGGTGGGTTCGCTGGCGGGCCTGGCGATCTATTCGATAGCCCAGCTACTCTTCTGA
- a CDS encoding TetR/AcrR family transcriptional regulator: MAQQTSSVAVKTDGRKRRWHQHKVERRNELVDGTLEAIRRRGSNVSMDEIAAEIGVSKTVLYRYFVDKNDLTTAVMMRFAQTTLIPNMAAALSSNLDGYELTREIIRVYVETVASEPEPYMFVMANNSASKNKAVADSEQIIARMLGVMLRRRMAEAGMDTGGASAWAFHTVGGVQLATHSWMSNPRITSDELIDYLTMLSWSALCGIVEVGGSLEKFRQMPHPSPVLPPKKLD; this comes from the coding sequence GTGGCACAACAAACCTCGTCCGTCGCGGTCAAAACCGATGGCCGCAAGCGACGCTGGCACCAGCACAAGGTGGAGCGGCGCAATGAACTGGTGGACGGGACCCTAGAGGCGATTCGGCGCCGCGGCAGCAACGTCAGCATGGATGAGATCGCGGCCGAGATCGGGGTGTCGAAGACCGTGCTCTACCGCTACTTCGTCGACAAGAACGATCTGACGACTGCGGTGATGATGCGGTTCGCGCAGACCACCCTGATCCCGAACATGGCCGCGGCCCTGTCGTCGAACCTCGACGGCTACGAGCTGACCCGGGAGATCATCCGGGTGTACGTCGAGACGGTGGCCTCCGAACCCGAGCCGTACATGTTCGTCATGGCCAACAACTCGGCCAGTAAGAACAAGGCCGTCGCGGACTCAGAGCAGATCATCGCGCGCATGCTCGGCGTGATGCTGCGCCGCCGGATGGCCGAGGCGGGCATGGACACCGGCGGCGCGTCGGCGTGGGCGTTTCACACCGTCGGCGGTGTGCAGTTGGCGACGCACTCGTGGATGTCGAACCCGCGCATCACCTCCGACGAGCTGATCGACTATCTGACGATGCTGTCCTGGAGCGCGCTGTGCGGCATCGTCGAGGTCGGCGGCTCGTTGGAGAAGTTCCGCCAAATGCCCCATCCGTCGCCGGTGCTTCCGCCGAAAAAGCTTGACTGA
- the deoC gene encoding deoxyribose-phosphate aldolase, whose translation MPSRHSYRRADVAALIDHTLLKPEATECDVARLVEEAAELGVYAVCVSPPMVTAAKTGQRPVAAVVGFPSGKHLSVIKAEEARLAVAAGAAEIDMVIDIGAAVDGDFAAVEADVAAVRAAIEPNIVLKVILESAALLSIVGEQALRSACRAAADAGADFVKTSTGFHPAGGASVRAVELMVAAVGPAVEVKASGGIRTTSDALSMLDAGATRLGLSGTRSVLDGLE comes from the coding sequence ATGCCCTCGCGGCACAGCTACCGCCGCGCCGACGTCGCCGCGCTCATCGATCACACTCTGCTCAAACCCGAAGCCACCGAATGCGACGTCGCACGCCTCGTCGAGGAAGCTGCCGAACTCGGGGTGTACGCGGTTTGTGTGTCCCCGCCCATGGTCACCGCTGCGAAGACCGGGCAGCGGCCCGTCGCGGCCGTCGTGGGATTCCCGTCGGGTAAGCACCTTTCGGTCATCAAGGCCGAAGAGGCCCGCCTGGCGGTGGCGGCGGGGGCCGCTGAAATCGACATGGTGATCGACATCGGGGCCGCGGTAGACGGTGATTTCGCTGCGGTGGAAGCCGACGTCGCAGCGGTCCGGGCCGCCATCGAACCGAATATCGTGCTCAAGGTCATCCTGGAGTCGGCGGCGTTGCTCAGCATCGTGGGGGAGCAGGCACTGCGCTCCGCCTGCCGGGCGGCGGCGGATGCCGGGGCGGACTTCGTCAAGACATCGACGGGATTCCATCCTGCGGGCGGCGCGTCGGTGCGGGCGGTGGAGCTGATGGTTGCGGCTGTCGGTCCTGCCGTCGAGGTCAAGGCCAGTGGGGGCATTCGCACGACCTCAGATGCGCTGTCGATGCTCGACGCCGGAGCGACGCGACTAGGGTTGTCAGGGACTCGATCCGTGCTCGACGGGCTCGAGTAG
- a CDS encoding DUF2599 domain-containing protein: protein MRFLRTAVAVATVLVPLICAPAASAVPLPPPPYIDHVEWAKWGDLSSLRVYPTPAGRQASTVATDAAVNQAWSEVLALSPDADMPGMWDQFVCHWEFAERGQPGKISWNLEPWRPEVDQTTLLATGCNPGGTEEPF, encoded by the coding sequence ATGCGTTTCTTGCGTACAGCCGTTGCGGTCGCGACGGTTCTCGTCCCCCTGATCTGCGCGCCCGCTGCGTCCGCCGTTCCCTTACCGCCTCCCCCGTATATCGACCACGTCGAATGGGCCAAGTGGGGCGACCTGTCCAGCCTGCGGGTATACCCGACGCCCGCGGGGCGGCAAGCCTCGACCGTCGCCACCGACGCGGCCGTCAACCAGGCGTGGTCGGAAGTGCTGGCGCTGTCGCCGGACGCCGACATGCCCGGTATGTGGGACCAGTTCGTCTGCCACTGGGAATTCGCCGAACGGGGCCAGCCCGGCAAGATCAGCTGGAATCTGGAGCCCTGGCGGCCGGAGGTCGACCAGACCACGCTGTTGGCGACCGGCTGCAACCCGGGCGGCACCGAGGAACCGTTCTAG
- a CDS encoding heparin-binding hemagglutinin, with product MAKKTTGKSQPTADDLKAPLLAAVGAADLALERVNEIVATLRERAGEARSDAETRVEETRARVTKLQEELPTQFGDLRERLTSEELRKFAESYAEAAQSSYNKLVERGEAALERLRNQPALEEAAGRVERYSDQAVELTQEALGNVASQTRAVGERAAKLVGVELPKKAEKAAAPAKTAAKKAPAKKAPSKKAPAKKAAAKKVTQK from the coding sequence ATGGCTAAGAAGACCACGGGCAAGAGCCAGCCCACCGCCGACGACCTCAAGGCCCCGCTGCTCGCCGCCGTTGGCGCCGCCGACCTGGCCCTGGAGCGCGTCAACGAGATCGTCGCGACTCTGCGTGAGCGTGCCGGCGAGGCCCGGTCCGACGCCGAGACCCGCGTGGAGGAGACCCGCGCCCGCGTCACGAAGCTGCAGGAGGAGCTGCCGACGCAGTTCGGCGACCTTCGTGAGCGTCTGACCTCCGAGGAACTGCGCAAGTTCGCCGAGAGCTACGCCGAGGCCGCGCAGTCGTCGTACAACAAGCTCGTCGAGCGTGGCGAGGCCGCTCTGGAGCGGCTGCGCAACCAGCCCGCCCTCGAGGAGGCCGCCGGTCGCGTCGAGCGTTACTCGGACCAGGCCGTCGAGCTGACCCAGGAGGCGCTGGGCAACGTCGCTTCGCAGACCCGCGCGGTGGGCGAGCGTGCCGCCAAGCTGGTCGGCGTCGAGCTGCCGAAGAAGGCCGAGAAGGCCGCGGCTCCTGCGAAGACCGCTGCCAAGAAGGCGCCCGCCAAGAAGGCCCCGTCCAAGAAGGCTCCGGCCAAGAAGGCCGCTGCCAAGAAGGTCACGCAGAAGTAG
- a CDS encoding S53 family peptidase, producing the protein MRRLSALAAAALIVTSGAACARQSPDVITGPYASLLASSSDLGPSQAGDAQVTVTLADPTQAGALTQWAADAGLWVRARPDDGWAVVEGAAPDMERAFGVPIHDYRGRKGQVFYASTHQPSIPAPLRGVVTGMGRINGYTPHHTASPGFLPLDVRWGGLTPDGLLQAYDATPLAEQGFTGEGETIVFFAFDSADQADLDLFADTSGLPRFTPEIVGGKPAEQHGETAMDLQVAHAIAPDAKLVVVNARPTVEGDGAYEKIGKLFEDVDRQFPGAVWSLSIGWGCEKLVTAADLAPVQAALVAAQRRGTSAFDASGDTAGLECKSGEDWSAPPGPDDIGLDAVSSIPNMTTVGGTTLSTTPRGQWVGEYAWVDSPLSQGTSGGVSTLFERPRWQRRLSVERDTEGRRLSPDVSALADPFTGVRFIYKQTEVLGGGTSQAAPMWAAFTVLMNQYLEANGGRPIGNANAMLYRVAEGASLPGFRDIVRGGNAVDFAGPGYDLVSGLGTPDVYNLAQNFLELQKGVSPR; encoded by the coding sequence GTGCGCCGACTCTCGGCGCTCGCGGCAGCGGCGCTGATCGTCACTTCCGGCGCAGCCTGCGCACGGCAATCTCCCGATGTCATCACCGGTCCGTACGCGTCGCTGCTCGCGAGTTCCTCCGACCTGGGGCCCTCGCAGGCCGGCGACGCGCAGGTGACCGTCACACTCGCCGATCCCACCCAGGCGGGCGCGCTGACCCAGTGGGCCGCCGATGCCGGCCTGTGGGTCCGCGCGCGGCCCGACGACGGCTGGGCGGTGGTCGAGGGCGCGGCGCCGGATATGGAACGGGCGTTCGGCGTTCCGATCCACGACTACCGGGGACGCAAGGGCCAGGTGTTCTATGCGTCCACACATCAGCCGTCGATACCCGCACCGCTGCGCGGCGTCGTGACCGGGATGGGCCGGATCAACGGCTACACGCCGCACCACACGGCGAGTCCCGGATTCCTGCCGCTCGACGTCCGGTGGGGCGGTTTGACGCCGGACGGCTTGTTGCAGGCGTACGACGCGACCCCGCTGGCCGAACAGGGCTTCACCGGCGAGGGGGAGACAATTGTGTTCTTCGCCTTCGACAGCGCCGACCAAGCGGACCTCGACCTCTTTGCCGATACCTCCGGCCTGCCCCGCTTCACCCCCGAGATCGTCGGTGGGAAGCCAGCGGAGCAGCACGGCGAAACGGCGATGGATCTTCAAGTGGCGCATGCGATTGCGCCCGATGCGAAGCTGGTCGTCGTCAACGCCCGCCCCACGGTCGAGGGTGACGGCGCCTACGAGAAGATCGGCAAGTTGTTCGAAGACGTCGATCGCCAGTTCCCCGGCGCGGTGTGGAGCCTGTCGATCGGGTGGGGTTGCGAAAAGCTGGTCACCGCAGCGGATTTGGCACCGGTGCAGGCCGCGCTGGTCGCAGCGCAACGGCGCGGCACCTCGGCATTCGATGCGAGCGGCGATACCGCGGGGCTGGAGTGCAAGAGCGGCGAGGACTGGTCAGCACCTCCGGGCCCGGATGACATTGGGCTGGACGCGGTTTCGTCGATACCGAACATGACCACGGTCGGCGGCACCACCCTGTCGACCACCCCGCGCGGACAGTGGGTTGGCGAATACGCCTGGGTGGATTCCCCCCTTTCGCAGGGCACCAGCGGCGGGGTGTCGACGTTGTTCGAACGTCCGAGGTGGCAGAGACGGCTGAGCGTCGAACGCGACACCGAAGGTCGACGCCTCTCGCCCGATGTCTCCGCACTCGCGGATCCGTTCACCGGCGTCCGATTCATCTACAAGCAGACCGAGGTCCTCGGCGGTGGCACCTCGCAGGCCGCGCCGATGTGGGCCGCGTTCACCGTGCTGATGAACCAGTACCTCGAGGCCAACGGCGGTCGACCGATCGGGAATGCGAACGCGATGCTGTATCGCGTGGCCGAGGGCGCGAGTCTGCCCGGGTTCCGCGATATCGTTCGCGGAGGCAACGCGGTCGACTTCGCGGGCCCCGGCTATGACCTGGTGTCAGGCCTGGGTACCCCCGACGTCTACAACCTCGCCCAGAACTTCCTCGAACTCCAGAAGGGGGTCTCGCCTCGGTGA
- a CDS encoding zinc ribbon domain-containing protein, with the protein MTSPGDTATMVCRACETEVPDAAFCGLCGARRGATRRRRAYAATTGESTLLPSVATSLFPHLAKRALLPFRVGLALLFLVLTALALLGWQAPLITVGALGLPLLFVLYLHESEVDDDIPRRSLVLTAVIGIVLGVGWAYVTGALLADPAAVAFVNADYKLTWFDIISTFAVPVGFGILSLVPAVVMRLMRPKTWESLDGFVIGAFGATMFTAAWTLTRLAPLFETGVTAGPRPIDNLVLQAGIQVIAVPVASASLGGLVGVALWFGRRSVIAVSVLVTLGLYAAIALMDLWQIPLLWQFALYFLFAVLAMVALRIGVQIALVNEQQEPVDPNARELCPQCNTVVPEMPFCPNCGVANHAASRAARVARRAAADGDTEAVRQTSNRRLLTELGIAVAVVAAAGVTISLVATPAKPAYVCPPDCGRPPIGEPIESYPRFISPDGRFSVQYPGPGTAYEATLADDGVDLKFNGGDTGTMALFGMPADGRTPEEITLGLIKDKYPNATVDYEIPNAMVGYEPGYGVVADEYPQDAGSTFTHLRVLVMVSIKYDYALVAAAVGPYHEFTRDFGTGHPSGVNMQLAMDMGKYINSFRWKDPDA; encoded by the coding sequence GTGACCAGTCCCGGTGACACAGCCACCATGGTCTGCCGGGCATGCGAAACCGAAGTACCCGACGCGGCGTTCTGCGGACTCTGCGGCGCGCGTCGGGGAGCGACTCGAAGGCGCAGGGCGTACGCGGCGACGACGGGCGAGTCGACCCTGCTGCCGTCGGTCGCGACGTCGTTGTTCCCGCACCTGGCGAAGCGGGCGCTGCTCCCGTTCCGCGTCGGGTTGGCACTGCTGTTCCTCGTCCTGACCGCGCTCGCCCTGCTGGGCTGGCAAGCGCCGTTGATCACGGTCGGGGCGCTCGGTCTTCCGTTGCTTTTCGTGCTCTATCTGCACGAGTCGGAGGTCGACGACGACATACCGAGAAGATCGCTCGTGCTGACGGCGGTGATCGGGATCGTCCTCGGTGTCGGCTGGGCCTACGTGACCGGCGCCCTGCTCGCTGATCCCGCCGCCGTGGCATTCGTCAACGCCGACTACAAGCTCACCTGGTTCGACATCATTTCCACGTTCGCTGTCCCCGTCGGGTTCGGGATCCTCTCCCTGGTCCCGGCGGTGGTGATGCGGCTGATGCGACCGAAAACCTGGGAATCGTTGGACGGCTTCGTGATCGGGGCGTTCGGCGCGACCATGTTCACCGCCGCATGGACACTGACCCGGCTGGCCCCGCTGTTCGAGACGGGCGTCACCGCCGGTCCCCGTCCGATCGACAATCTCGTCCTCCAGGCGGGAATCCAGGTCATCGCGGTACCCGTGGCCTCGGCGTCGTTGGGCGGATTGGTCGGTGTCGCACTGTGGTTCGGCCGCCGATCCGTCATCGCCGTCAGTGTGCTTGTCACACTTGGCCTGTACGCCGCGATTGCGCTCATGGATCTCTGGCAGATCCCGCTACTTTGGCAGTTCGCGCTGTACTTCCTGTTCGCGGTGCTCGCAATGGTCGCACTGCGCATCGGCGTGCAGATCGCTCTGGTCAACGAACAGCAGGAACCGGTCGATCCGAACGCGCGGGAGCTCTGCCCGCAGTGCAACACCGTCGTACCCGAGATGCCGTTCTGCCCCAACTGCGGCGTCGCCAATCACGCGGCCTCGCGGGCAGCGCGCGTCGCGCGGCGCGCCGCGGCGGACGGCGATACCGAAGCGGTACGCCAAACGTCCAACAGGAGACTGCTGACGGAGCTGGGCATCGCCGTGGCAGTCGTTGCGGCAGCGGGCGTTACGATCTCGCTGGTGGCCACACCCGCCAAGCCGGCGTATGTGTGCCCGCCGGACTGCGGGCGGCCGCCGATCGGCGAACCGATCGAATCCTATCCGCGTTTCATCTCACCGGACGGTCGGTTCTCGGTCCAGTATCCCGGCCCGGGAACGGCATACGAGGCGACGCTCGCCGACGACGGCGTCGACCTGAAATTCAACGGCGGTGACACCGGAACCATGGCGTTGTTCGGCATGCCCGCTGACGGCCGTACTCCGGAGGAGATCACGCTCGGCCTGATCAAGGACAAGTATCCGAACGCGACTGTCGATTACGAAATCCCCAACGCCATGGTCGGATACGAGCCCGGGTATGGCGTTGTCGCCGACGAGTATCCGCAGGACGCAGGCAGCACGTTCACCCATCTGCGGGTGCTCGTCATGGTCTCGATCAAGTACGACTACGCGTTGGTGGCCGCCGCGGTCGGTCCGTACCACGAGTTCACCAGGGACTTCGGCACGGGCCATCCGTCGGGCGTCAACATGCAACTCGCCATGGATATGGGCAAGTACATCAACAGCTTTCGCTGGAAAGACCCCGACGCCTGA
- a CDS encoding helix-turn-helix transcriptional regulator, with amino-acid sequence MPQDENIAAVVSNAAQDIGTFIRTQREAAQVSVRQLAEKAGVSNPYLSQIERGLRKPSADVLNQIAKALRVSAEVLYIRAGILEPSENNQVRDVIITDTAITERQKQVLLEIYTSFVQQNEAQKNDAAATNNEEPTTDQTISTPELVGSTTSNLEAPNLEEDERNHPNG; translated from the coding sequence GTGCCGCAGGATGAAAACATCGCCGCTGTGGTGTCCAACGCTGCGCAGGACATCGGCACCTTCATTCGCACGCAACGCGAGGCAGCACAGGTATCGGTGCGGCAGTTGGCCGAGAAGGCCGGCGTCAGCAATCCCTATCTCAGCCAGATCGAGCGGGGATTGCGTAAACCCTCAGCCGACGTGCTCAACCAGATCGCCAAGGCACTCCGAGTGTCCGCGGAAGTTCTCTACATCAGGGCCGGAATTCTGGAACCCAGCGAGAACAACCAAGTCCGCGACGTCATCATCACCGACACGGCGATCACGGAGCGGCAGAAGCAGGTGCTGCTCGAGATCTACACGTCGTTTGTTCAACAAAACGAGGCGCAGAAGAACGACGCCGCAGCGACGAACAACGAGGAGCCGACGACTGACCAGACCATCTCGACACCCGAATTAGTCGGAAGCACAACGTCAAATCTCGAAGCACCAAATCTCGAAGAAGATGAAAGGAATCACCCCAATGGCTAA
- a CDS encoding DUF2516 family protein yields MQLQTLAGYILLLLAVVVLAFTLYAFVHAAMQRPDAYTAAGKLTKPVWLLILGAAGAFALLTSLAGVSVFAVAIAAVATGIYLVDVRPKILEIQGKSR; encoded by the coding sequence GTGCAGCTCCAAACTCTGGCGGGTTACATCCTCTTGCTTTTGGCCGTCGTGGTGTTGGCCTTCACCCTGTACGCCTTCGTCCACGCCGCCATGCAGCGTCCGGACGCATATACCGCGGCGGGCAAGCTCACCAAGCCGGTTTGGTTGCTAATCCTCGGTGCTGCAGGTGCTTTCGCACTGCTCACCAGTCTCGCCGGGGTGTCGGTTTTCGCGGTCGCGATAGCCGCGGTCGCCACGGGTATCTATCTCGTCGACGTGCGGCCGAAGATCCTGGAGATCCAGGGCAAGTCCCGTTAG